In Erwinia pyrifoliae DSM 12163, the genomic window GCGGAACAAAGCTTCAATACCGTCGTGGATATCGGTGAAGCAGCGCTTTTGCCCTCCTCCGTCAACCAGTTTGATCGGCGAGCCTTCCACCAGATTGAGGATCAGCTGGGTGATCGCGCGCGAACTGCCGATGCGTGCAGCATTGAGATTATCCAGCCGTGGCCCCATCCAGTTAAACGGACGAAAAAGGGTGAAACGCAGCCCTTCTTTATCTCCGTAGGCCCAGATAACCCGGTCAAGCAGCTGCTTGGACACGGAGTAAATCCAGCGCTGCTTATTGATCGGCCCGACCACCAGATTAGAACTGTCCTCGTCAAAGGTCGTATCGGTACACATGCCGTAAACTTCTGACGTGGATGGGAAAATGATGCGCTTTTTGTATTTCACGCAGTCGCGGATGATTTTCAGATTCTCTTCAAAATCCAGTTCAAAGACGCGCAGCGGGTTGCGGGTATATTCTATCGGCGTGGCAATGGCGACCAGCGGCAGCACCACATCGCATTTCTTAATGTGGTATTCGATCCACTCCGAGTGAATGCTGATATCCCCTTCAACAAAGTGGAACCGCTCATGGCCAATAAAGCGGCTGATGGCATCCGAACCGATATCCAGCCCGAAAACGTCAAAGTTTTCGTCAACCAGCAGGCGTTCGGTCAGATGATTACCGATAAAGCCATTCACTCCGAGGATCAGGACGCGGGTACGGCGTTGCAAGACGGCCGCCGGCTGATTATGCAGCAATGCGCCAGCCACCAGCCCAAGCGTCTGCGCCAGCTGGCTGCCCTGCATATAGATGCCACTGTCACTTTGCCCGGTGACTATCTCCAGCGCGCCCGCTGAGCAGGCCACCACCAGCGGCGCAACAGAAAGGATCGTACCCGGCCTGTTCGCTGGACAGTCGTGACGAACTTTTGACTGCCAGACGATGAACTTCCCGCTTCCGACATAGCTGAATGCGCCAGGCCAGGGATCGGTCACCGCACGTACCAGGTTATGAATTCGCTGCGCCGGAAGCCGCCAGTCAATACGGCCATCTTCCGGCGTACGGCGGCCGACATAGCTGGCCAGACTTTCGTCCTGCGGATGTCCAACATCATTGCCGCTTTGCATATCCGGCAGCGTGATGGCCAGCAGCTCCCCCGCCGCCGCGCACACCTTATGATGCAGCGTCAGTGCATCATCACGATCGGCGATCGGGACTTTTTTCTGGGCAATAATTGCCCCGGCATCGGCCTGCTTCACCATGCGATGCAGCGTCACGCCGGTTTCCTGTTCGCCGTTGACCAGTACCCAGTTAAGCGGCGCCCGGCCGCGATACTTCGGCAGCAATGAGGCATGCAGATTGAAGGCACCCCGGCTGGCACTGTTGATGATGGCGTCATTCAGCATATGGCGGTAGTGGAACGAGAAGATGACGTCCGGAGCCATACTGCGGATGCGGTCAATCCATAACGGGTGATTAACATCCTCTGGTGCGTATACCGGCACGCCAAGCTGCGTGGCAGTGCGCGCGACCGAAGCAAAAAAGTGATTTTCTGCGGCATTGTCCGCATGAGTGAAAACAGCGGCGATCTGGTAACCCGCCTCAGCCAGCGCACGCAGCCCGGTGCAGCCAATATCATGGTAGGCAAACACCACAGCTTTCATGATTTCTGCTCCTTTATGGAGTCGGCATTGCGGCTCACAACGCGCTGAATAAAATATCGCGGACGGGCGCGCGCATCGTTGTAGATGCGCCCGATATACTCACCAAGCAGCCCCATGGCGATGAACTGTGCGCCGACAAAAATAAACAGCACGGCAAACAGCACAAATACGCCATCACCCGCCCACTGCGCGCCCAGGAACAGGCGCAGCGCAATCAATAACAAAGAAAAAGCGAAACCCGATAACGCAATGATGCTGCCGAATACGCTGAGCAGCCGTAGCGGCGAGGTAGTCAGGCTGGTCATCAGGTCGTACATCAGGTTGATCAGGCGCATCAGGCTGTATTTGGAATCACCAAATTCACGTTCAGCATGCAGAACCGGTATTTCCGTGGTGCGGCGGGCAAAGGTGTTTGCCAGAATCGGAATAAAGGTGCTGCGTTCATGGCAGTTCAGCATCGCATCGATAATATGGCGGCGGTAGGCGCGCAGCATGCAGCCATAGTCCCCCATCGCTTTGCCGGTGGTGCGCTGGATCAGATGGTTGATTATCCGTGAGGCAAATTTGCGGAACCTGCTGTCCTGGCGGTTCTGCCGCACGGTTCCCACCACGTCATAGCCCTGTTGCGCAGTCGCCACCAGGCGCGGGATCTCCTCCGGGGGGTTCTGTAAATCGGCATCAAGGGTAATCACCAGATCGCCGCTGGCATGGCTGAAGCCGGCCATGATCGCCGAGTGCTGACCGTAGTTGCGGTTGAGCAGCACCGCCACGACAGGGCTGCCAGGCGCTTCGGCCGCCGCCGTGAGCAGCGCGGCAGAATCGTCGCTGCTGCCGTCATCCACCAGCAGGATTTCATAGTCCAGCGCCAGCTGCGCACAGGCGGCATCGGTGCGCCGCATCAGTTCGGGCAGGCTCT contains:
- the arnA gene encoding bifunctional UDP-4-amino-4-deoxy-L-arabinose formyltransferase/UDP-glucuronic acid oxidase ArnA, translated to MKAVVFAYHDIGCTGLRALAEAGYQIAAVFTHADNAAENHFFASVARTATQLGVPVYAPEDVNHPLWIDRIRSMAPDVIFSFHYRHMLNDAIINSASRGAFNLHASLLPKYRGRAPLNWVLVNGEQETGVTLHRMVKQADAGAIIAQKKVPIADRDDALTLHHKVCAAAGELLAITLPDMQSGNDVGHPQDESLASYVGRRTPEDGRIDWRLPAQRIHNLVRAVTDPWPGAFSYVGSGKFIVWQSKVRHDCPANRPGTILSVAPLVVACSAGALEIVTGQSDSGIYMQGSQLAQTLGLVAGALLHNQPAAVLQRRTRVLILGVNGFIGNHLTERLLVDENFDVFGLDIGSDAISRFIGHERFHFVEGDISIHSEWIEYHIKKCDVVLPLVAIATPIEYTRNPLRVFELDFEENLKIIRDCVKYKKRIIFPSTSEVYGMCTDTTFDEDSSNLVVGPINKQRWIYSVSKQLLDRVIWAYGDKEGLRFTLFRPFNWMGPRLDNLNAARIGSSRAITQLILNLVEGSPIKLVDGGGQKRCFTDIHDGIEALFRIIENRQHNCDGQIINIGNPENEASIKQLAEQLLASFERHPLRNRFPPFAGFREVESSSYYGKGYQDVEHRKPSIRNAKRLLNWQPEVALDKTIDDTLDFFLQSVEPGDAG
- the arnC gene encoding undecaprenyl-phosphate 4-deoxy-4-formamido-L-arabinose transferase — encoded protein: MTERAIEKVSVVIPVYNEQQSLPELMRRTDAACAQLALDYEILLVDDGSSDDSAALLTAAAEAPGSPVVAVLLNRNYGQHSAIMAGFSHASGDLVITLDADLQNPPEEIPRLVATAQQGYDVVGTVRQNRQDSRFRKFASRIINHLIQRTTGKAMGDYGCMLRAYRRHIIDAMLNCHERSTFIPILANTFARRTTEIPVLHAEREFGDSKYSLMRLINLMYDLMTSLTTSPLRLLSVFGSIIALSGFAFSLLLIALRLFLGAQWAGDGVFVLFAVLFIFVGAQFIAMGLLGEYIGRIYNDARARPRYFIQRVVSRNADSIKEQKS